Proteins from one Leptonema illini DSM 21528 genomic window:
- a CDS encoding AAA family ATPase, protein MDSAVPSSEYLTVARQGILRLMANIKGVITIDTRKLEYLLASKIAGGHVILADSHGVGKTSLARALAGSIQWGDRKANREGIPIESFSRIQCTVDLLPQDILGFNRFDMKANAYTFNRGPIFAHFVLTDEINLLTPKTQGSFFQVTEEQTVSIEGMTYELPDPFFIIATMNLKGAHLFPLPAPQLDRFMLQLSMGYPAEKDEADIVERHGKDDSWKDFGPVVDAGELLAWQKLVDHISIKREVIDYIVSLIRKTRGYPGIVTGCSPRAGIKLSRAARALSLVRGLDYVTIDLVKELAIPVLSHRLELEDPAMDPHEVLRQILKETPAGG, encoded by the coding sequence ATGGACAGTGCAGTACCCTCTTCTGAATACCTTACCGTAGCCCGCCAGGGCATACTCCGGTTGATGGCCAATATCAAAGGCGTCATCACCATCGACACAAGAAAGCTTGAATACCTGCTGGCATCAAAGATTGCCGGCGGGCATGTTATCCTGGCCGACAGTCATGGCGTCGGGAAAACCTCGCTGGCCAGAGCTCTTGCTGGGTCCATTCAGTGGGGCGACAGGAAGGCCAACCGCGAAGGCATTCCGATTGAAAGTTTTTCGCGCATCCAGTGTACCGTCGACCTGCTTCCGCAAGATATCCTCGGCTTCAATCGATTTGATATGAAGGCCAATGCGTATACGTTCAACCGTGGACCGATTTTCGCTCACTTCGTCCTGACCGATGAGATCAACCTGCTGACCCCAAAAACACAGGGAAGCTTCTTTCAGGTCACGGAAGAACAGACTGTTTCCATCGAGGGCATGACCTACGAGCTGCCCGATCCTTTTTTTATCATCGCCACGATGAACCTGAAAGGAGCTCATCTCTTTCCGCTTCCCGCCCCGCAGCTGGACCGCTTCATGCTACAGCTGTCGATGGGTTATCCGGCAGAGAAGGATGAGGCCGATATCGTCGAGCGTCACGGGAAAGACGATTCCTGGAAGGATTTCGGCCCTGTCGTTGATGCAGGCGAACTGCTCGCCTGGCAGAAGCTTGTCGATCATATCTCCATCAAGCGGGAAGTGATCGATTATATCGTCTCGCTGATCCGAAAGACGCGCGGTTATCCGGGCATCGTCACCGGGTGCAGCCCGCGAGCCGGTATCAAGCTTTCGAGAGCGGCCCGCGCCCTTTCACTCGTAAGAGGACTGGACTATGTCACGATCGACCTGGTCAAGGAACTGGCTATCCCCGTTCTGTCGCACAGACTGGAACTTGAAGATCCGGCGATGGATCCGCATGAGGTACTGCGCCAGATCCTGAAAGAGACTCCGGCCGGCGGCTGA
- a CDS encoding DUF58 domain-containing protein, giving the protein MRSVLLWLDRMYPLTATGTLLFIASLLLFGVFYGTGSFYPLAFSLVSFWSLFWLFILGQVQRLRSAKIPAIVEAGRPLFARLEGQAIPVSLGARRPAFYFFRYHYRLKGRLMAGRQCHLSLYAEGASREAGVITVPLRLPFCGPVRASGSLMLRDVFGLTRVLLTDPEEIQLTFLPPLFPDRAPVKFDPSSSQESTRKLQVTEEEKYYMREYIPGDRLKDINWKTSIRIDELITRISPKSPEESHLIHVDIRAFHSERKDGPEAILQLNFMKSWALSFLRAVHAAHPGYRFQVTMGLESHLLESEEDLVAFSRRLAVCEYQAEAGNFADPTAVQERFVFSTAFDKGLGNYLRRHPSSVQLFRTMKGRDRRVGLFPSPDLSALPGLWIFRRERPERASLTPQRGKLVEERLSLRFF; this is encoded by the coding sequence ATGCGCTCCGTTCTTCTCTGGCTCGACCGGATGTATCCGCTGACGGCGACGGGAACGTTGCTTTTCATCGCCTCATTGCTTCTATTCGGAGTCTTTTACGGTACTGGCAGCTTTTATCCGCTTGCCTTTTCGCTTGTATCTTTCTGGTCTCTGTTCTGGCTGTTTATTCTGGGGCAGGTTCAGCGGTTGCGTTCGGCAAAGATTCCGGCTATCGTTGAAGCGGGGCGGCCGCTCTTTGCCCGGCTTGAAGGCCAGGCCATTCCCGTATCACTTGGTGCGCGTCGACCGGCGTTCTATTTTTTCAGATACCACTATCGTCTCAAAGGTCGACTGATGGCCGGGCGACAATGTCATCTCTCGCTTTATGCGGAGGGAGCTTCTCGCGAGGCGGGTGTGATTACCGTTCCGCTTCGTCTGCCTTTTTGCGGCCCTGTTCGCGCAAGCGGAAGTCTTATGCTTAGAGACGTCTTTGGGTTGACGCGAGTCCTGCTCACCGATCCCGAAGAAATTCAGCTGACCTTTCTTCCGCCGCTCTTCCCGGACCGGGCTCCCGTTAAGTTTGATCCGTCTTCGAGTCAGGAGAGCACGCGCAAGTTGCAGGTAACCGAAGAGGAAAAGTACTATATGCGAGAGTATATTCCGGGGGATCGTCTGAAAGACATCAACTGGAAGACGTCGATTCGCATCGACGAGCTTATCACGCGCATTTCGCCTAAATCTCCCGAGGAGTCGCATCTGATCCATGTCGACATCCGCGCCTTCCACTCTGAACGAAAGGACGGGCCTGAGGCGATTCTACAGTTAAACTTCATGAAAAGCTGGGCCCTCTCTTTTCTCAGAGCCGTGCATGCGGCGCATCCGGGTTATCGGTTTCAGGTAACGATGGGCCTTGAAAGCCATCTTCTGGAAAGCGAAGAGGATCTTGTTGCCTTTTCAAGAAGACTGGCCGTATGCGAGTATCAGGCAGAGGCAGGGAATTTCGCCGATCCGACGGCGGTACAGGAGAGATTTGTGTTTTCGACGGCCTTTGATAAAGGCCTCGGCAACTATCTGAGGCGTCATCCGTCATCGGTGCAGCTTTTCAGAACGATGAAGGGCCGGGATCGTCGTGTCGGGCTCTTTCCATCCCCGGATCTCAGCGCTCTTCCTGGCCTCTGGATCTTCAGACGGGAAAGGCCCGAGCGCGCCTCGCTCACTCCGCAGCGCGGGAAACTGGTGGAAGAAAGACTCTCGTTGCGTTTCTTTTAA
- a CDS encoding transglutaminase domain-containing protein, with protein MQLLFYTRLALYLSAFLIPVFHPAVAVAYDWLNRVMFFVLLPASMFAAFYLRGPRFRVWHGLAALAVLYAGTVFFVTGLDRSALLPLLVTVLGYIWTVLVFRGQGRFPAFAAIEMFGLAIIYLRILEYGRASEEIAARSAGLSTFLIAFAVLLFLVHGLVLYFSAFPGAGGRRNRTELAIFFAVGLPLALIFGHFVPSDFVQNKIVMNELEKEPPLKGLDGDGRRDGEGQGRRRPGEGEGEQERHNRNGKPLGDREEKYPSELQGEGNSADGQGREGQPGRPGEGRPGEGKPGEGQGGRPGKPGEGQSEQKEQKEQQDNQQKNKLHGVPSEMWNNFKNSSGANGKQMAVMIIASKIQPVYAAEQYLGRLDAKTGFEQSVDEPLNELRDLRLLETWKDKSVERDTKRVLFDVYYLSTLRERVVAYRPFAIQPTILDQKYHPFDLSYTASSAVSVSNPDDWKNIREPHFDESMKQYLDVPLDEKRLVRYRAFLNSRLKGKHGYFDRLAGILEGFSAHQYKMGFEEDTSLEGLDKFLFETKEGDCTEFSRAAAILGRLSGIPSRVVTGYLASRDLQTPAHRGGIKHLRDKIPALQKFPMEELYLVTNAQRHAWVQFYLPDYGWVDFESTAYAIPPKPEFDPNARDVVIPLIDEEPLPPEKKKFDFPWMLFGIFSGILVGSILLSLYLYRFIRLTIYSLIAGRGVDRRSVDAVATLLYIRLAEDGYPIRQFYETPLDYAKQIPETKAFADRLTELRFRESWSAEQRKQSYADLRRLGSDTGRSMRRPGAWNSLKRVFTLRGILYRP; from the coding sequence ATGCAATTACTCTTCTATACACGCCTGGCCCTCTATCTTTCCGCCTTCTTGATTCCGGTATTTCATCCCGCCGTTGCCGTCGCCTACGACTGGTTGAACAGAGTAATGTTCTTTGTTCTGCTTCCGGCTTCGATGTTTGCGGCCTTCTATCTGAGAGGTCCTCGCTTTCGCGTATGGCATGGCCTGGCCGCACTGGCCGTGCTGTATGCCGGCACGGTATTTTTTGTTACCGGCCTTGATCGCAGCGCCCTTCTTCCATTGCTTGTTACCGTTCTCGGCTACATCTGGACGGTGCTTGTCTTTCGTGGTCAGGGGCGCTTCCCTGCCTTTGCCGCCATTGAGATGTTCGGGCTTGCCATCATCTATCTGCGCATCCTCGAATACGGACGGGCCTCTGAAGAGATTGCCGCCCGCAGCGCAGGGTTATCCACTTTTCTTATTGCCTTTGCCGTTCTGCTCTTTCTCGTGCACGGACTTGTTCTGTACTTCTCCGCTTTTCCGGGAGCGGGCGGTAGACGGAATCGAACGGAACTTGCCATTTTCTTTGCCGTCGGCTTGCCGCTTGCTCTCATCTTCGGGCATTTTGTTCCTTCGGATTTTGTTCAGAATAAGATCGTCATGAACGAACTCGAAAAAGAGCCGCCTCTGAAGGGCCTCGATGGCGACGGACGTCGCGATGGAGAAGGTCAGGGACGGCGGCGCCCCGGCGAAGGGGAGGGCGAACAGGAGCGGCATAACCGTAACGGTAAACCTCTTGGTGATCGGGAGGAGAAGTATCCGTCTGAGCTTCAGGGCGAAGGGAATTCTGCCGACGGTCAGGGGCGGGAAGGCCAGCCGGGGCGACCAGGCGAGGGCAGACCCGGAGAGGGCAAGCCAGGCGAGGGGCAGGGTGGCCGTCCCGGTAAACCGGGTGAAGGGCAATCCGAACAGAAAGAGCAAAAGGAACAGCAGGATAACCAGCAGAAAAACAAGCTGCACGGTGTTCCCTCTGAAATGTGGAATAACTTCAAAAATTCATCGGGTGCAAACGGCAAACAGATGGCCGTGATGATCATTGCAAGCAAGATCCAGCCCGTCTATGCCGCCGAGCAGTATCTGGGGAGGCTCGATGCAAAGACGGGCTTTGAGCAGTCCGTTGACGAGCCTTTGAACGAGCTTCGCGACCTGCGACTTCTGGAAACCTGGAAAGATAAATCGGTCGAGCGCGATACTAAACGTGTGCTCTTTGACGTGTATTACCTTTCGACATTGCGGGAACGCGTCGTCGCCTACCGGCCTTTTGCGATCCAGCCGACCATCCTCGATCAGAAGTACCATCCTTTTGATTTGAGTTATACGGCAAGCTCGGCCGTCAGCGTCTCGAATCCCGACGACTGGAAGAACATTCGCGAGCCTCACTTCGATGAATCGATGAAGCAGTATCTCGATGTACCGCTCGATGAAAAGCGACTGGTACGTTACCGGGCCTTTTTGAACAGTCGACTGAAAGGCAAGCACGGCTATTTTGACCGACTGGCCGGCATACTGGAAGGCTTTTCAGCCCATCAATACAAGATGGGATTCGAAGAAGACACCTCCCTCGAAGGCCTCGATAAATTCCTCTTTGAAACGAAAGAAGGCGACTGTACGGAATTCTCACGGGCGGCGGCTATCCTCGGTCGTCTGTCCGGAATCCCCTCGCGGGTCGTCACGGGATATCTGGCCTCGCGCGATCTGCAGACTCCAGCCCACAGAGGCGGAATCAAACATCTGCGCGATAAGATACCCGCATTGCAAAAGTTTCCGATGGAAGAGCTGTATCTTGTGACGAATGCACAGCGGCATGCATGGGTTCAGTTCTATCTGCCTGACTATGGCTGGGTGGACTTCGAGTCGACGGCCTATGCCATACCTCCGAAGCCGGAGTTTGATCCGAATGCCAGGGACGTCGTTATTCCGCTGATCGATGAAGAACCGCTCCCCCCTGAGAAGAAGAAATTCGATTTTCCATGGATGCTTTTCGGCATCTTCAGCGGCATTCTGGTTGGATCGATTCTTCTCTCACTCTATCTTTACCGGTTTATACGGCTGACCATCTATTCGCTGATCGCCGGCCGCGGAGTTGATCGCCGTTCGGTCGATGCCGTCGCCACGTTGCTGTATATAAGGCTGGCGGAGGATGGTTATCCAATACGGCAGTTTTATGAAACGCCGCTTGATTACGCGAAGCAGATTCCCGAGACGAAGGCCTTTGCCGATCGGCTGACGGAGCTTCGTTTTCGCGAAAGCTGGTCGGCCGAACAGCGCAAACAGAGCTATGCCGATCTGCGTCGTCTCGGTAGCGATACGGGACGTTCGATGCGTCGTCCCGGAGCGTGGAACTCGCTCAAACGCGTCTTTACTCTCAGAGGAATACTGTACCGACCATGA